The Clostridium beijerinckii genomic sequence AACTTTCCTTCATTAAAGAAACTTGTTAAAACTTCAGTTATTAATTTTTCCTTCAGTTCCATTTTAAAAGCCACATGGCCTTCCTTATTTACTGTATTTACTGTTGTGTTTCTAAAAAAATTAAATTTTGACATTTTAATTTGCTCCTTTCAATGATGAAGTTATATTTTTCAGATGACTTATGGAGTTGCACCATACTAATACTCTTATCATCATGTCAAATCAATTTTAATTAAATTGATTTATATCCTTTGCGTCCTACTTGTGAAGAAAAAATTTAAAACAATAAGGGAGAAAACCTAAAAGTGTTCATTGCTTTTATTGCAATTATCTTTACTCCGAAGTAACACCTTCATGCACTTCCCTTAATTTAATTAGATTGTGGAGTAAATCTACCTGAGTTGTTTACACTTAGCTAGCCCAATGGTATCACTCTTCTCTCTGAAATAAAGTTACTTTAGGAATTATTTTAATCTTACTAAAGCATTAAGTTTGTATTGTTTATTTCTAAATTTAAACCATTCCTTTAACTTAATATTTTAATTATAATTTTCCTTTTACGAAGTAACTCAAATATGCGCTGCCACATCTAATTTTAATCTCTATGAAATATGGAGAAAAAAGCTATTTAAGTATTCTGGTGGTGTGTTATCCCTTCTACTATACATATTAAAATATGCAATTGGATTCGAACCAATATTACCACCCCTAAAACGAAGTAACTTAAATATTCACTTCCTTATTGCTTTGTCCTCTCGACTACAATACTTATTATATTATTTCTATAATTTTCTTACAGACAAAAACTTTGCATCTTTTGAATTATAATCCATTAGTACCAATAAAATGTTAAACGCCTGTCTCAATAAAATACTCTAAATACACTTAAGTAGCATATATACTGTAAAACAAAAGAGCCCGAAGTCTTTTTAACTTCCAGCTCTATTTCTTGATTATATATAATTAAGATAACTTATTTATATTTTCCATACCTTAAGTTGTTTCATACATAAATGCTCTTTTAATCTTATCAATAATAATCTCTCTAACCCTATTAGGCGCCTTTACTTTAACATATGGACCTAAGGACATTATTTTCCTTATAACCTCATCTTCTTCGAAGGTATAATAATAAATATCTATTTCATATTTATTTTTTGAAATGGTTCTAGAATTTCTTTCAAATGAAGAAAAACTCATGAAACACCTTTCCATAGCTCCCCTAATATCTTCAAGTTCAATTGTAATTGGAACTTCTGAGTATTTCTTTTCCTTTAATTTCTTAAGAACATCTTTTCTTTTTATATTCGAATCTACATTATTGGCTACTTTAACTTCCTTTAATGTATGCAAATTAACCAATATAGATCTCTTCTCATCTAAAGAATATAGGGATGCTCTAAATTTATCATCTTTTAATGAGTACTCAATTCTAATTGGAATTGCTAATTGGTTATTATATTCATTGCCGTTTTTATCTACATTAGAATATAATATAGGCTTCTCATTAATTATGCCTTCTAAAATAGTATAGAAATCCTTACTTAATTTCTCTAAATCAATATCAAATCCATTTTGTACTTTATTTGTAAATTCTATTATTTGATTACTTCCCTTTTCTTTCATATCTGTCAAAGCTGTTTCTAATTTTTTTAAGGTTTCTTTTCCAAGTAAAGCTTGTACTACTGGTTCCTTAATCATTCCATTAAGCCAGGATTTTTCTAGCTTTGAAAATCTGACTTTAAGAGGTATACCATTTTCACTATTTAAAATACTATAATATTTGCCTTCTCTT encodes the following:
- a CDS encoding WYL domain-containing protein, coding for MELFHEYKNKYFHLVFRILNLAKNGLYKDEIIRLIEDEEYDEKVIGKDFKTFEGMLLNQYGKEDDFNFLEEREGKYYSILNSENGIPLKVRFSKLEKSWLNGMIKEPVVQALLGKETLKKLETALTDMKEKGSNQIIEFTNKVQNGFDIDLEKLSKDFYTILEGIINEKPILYSNVDKNGNEYNNQLAIPIRIEYSLKDDKFRASLYSLDEKRSILVNLHTLKEVKVANNVDSNIKRKDVLKKLKEKKYSEVPITIELEDIRGAMERCFMSFSSFERNSRTISKNKYEIDIYYYTFEEDEVIRKIMSLGPYVKVKAPNRVREIIIDKIKRAFMYETT